A part of Myxococcus landrumus genomic DNA contains:
- a CDS encoding addiction module protein, with the protein MSTKDELLTSVLSLPAEERAEVARELLRSLDDPDESGDTESEWSRELDRRATDIREGRVETVSWDTAEQQIAGRLRHRR; encoded by the coding sequence ATGTCTACCAAGGACGAGTTGCTCACAAGTGTCTTGAGCCTCCCTGCCGAGGAACGCGCAGAGGTCGCCCGTGAGCTGCTGCGCAGCCTCGACGACCCTGACGAGAGCGGCGACACCGAGTCAGAGTGGTCACGGGAACTCGACCGGAGAGCGACGGATATCCGTGAGGGCCGTGTCGAAACGGTCTCCTGGGACACCGCGGAGCAGCAGATTGCAGGTCGGCTGAGGCACCGCCGCTGA
- a CDS encoding helix-hairpin-helix domain-containing protein: MGVGWKDNIDIADALERVADLLEEQDAMPFRVTAYRKAAATIARWPESVAEVLASKGKAGLKGLPGVGKSIAAAVTELVRTGQLELLERLEQESSPEQLLASVPGIGPELARRIHEELGVRTLEELEQAAHDGHLERVEGFGPRRGQQVRDLLAARLGRARRGIARKREGPRPEVGVLLQVDEEYRRKAAAGALRTIAPRRFNPTGEAWLPVMQRTVDGWRVRPLFSNTAVAHQRNATREWVVLYFDKDDAEGQCTVVTAHGGPLDGRRVVRGREVECLAYYGVESEETEAPPPGA; encoded by the coding sequence ATGGGCGTCGGGTGGAAGGACAACATCGACATCGCGGATGCGCTGGAGCGGGTGGCGGACCTGCTGGAGGAGCAGGACGCGATGCCGTTCCGGGTGACGGCGTATCGCAAGGCGGCGGCGACGATTGCGCGCTGGCCGGAGTCGGTGGCGGAGGTGCTCGCCTCGAAAGGCAAGGCGGGGCTGAAGGGCCTGCCGGGGGTGGGCAAGAGCATCGCGGCGGCGGTGACGGAGCTGGTGCGGACGGGGCAGTTGGAGCTGTTGGAGCGGCTGGAGCAGGAGTCCTCGCCCGAGCAGTTGCTCGCCAGTGTGCCGGGGATAGGGCCGGAGCTGGCTCGGCGGATTCACGAGGAGCTGGGGGTGCGCACGCTCGAGGAGTTGGAGCAGGCGGCGCATGACGGGCACCTGGAGCGGGTGGAGGGCTTCGGGCCGCGGCGCGGGCAACAGGTGAGGGACCTGCTGGCGGCGCGGCTGGGACGGGCACGGCGAGGGATTGCGCGCAAGCGGGAGGGGCCTCGACCCGAGGTGGGGGTGTTGCTGCAGGTGGATGAGGAGTACCGGAGGAAGGCGGCGGCGGGGGCGCTGCGGACCATCGCGCCCCGGCGCTTCAATCCCACGGGTGAGGCGTGGCTGCCGGTGATGCAGCGCACGGTGGACGGGTGGCGGGTGCGGCCGCTGTTCTCGAACACGGCGGTGGCGCATCAGCGGAACGCGACGCGCGAGTGGGTGGTGCTGTACTTCGACAAGGACGATGCGGAAGGTCAGTGCACCGTCGTCACCGCGCATGGTGGGCCGCTGGATGGACGGCGCGTGGTGCGAGGCCGCGAGGTGGAGTGTCTGGCCTACTACGGCGTGGAATCCGAGGAGACCGAGGCACCACCGCCGGGGGCATGA